Sequence from the Helianthus annuus cultivar XRQ/B chromosome 13, HanXRQr2.0-SUNRISE, whole genome shotgun sequence genome:
ATTTAGATTATACTTGAATTTGATTGGAGTATGTTTGTTTCCTGTTTTACATCATAGTTCTGCTGCACTGCACTCATGCCAAACCTTGTCGGTGAATCCAAAACCCCCATTTCTTCATCAAAGCGTAAATCAGTACGTTCACACGTCAATTCTTTTTTGAATTCTATCTGTTACCTTTGCATAACATGTGTTGTTAACAAGGGCGTAGTTTTGTGGGGGCGGCCCACCCCCCAAACTTTTCGCTTgttagtggagagtatgtagttttcgtatagaaatttttaggtatatacgtttttgaccccttggtcagaaatctcaagctttgCCACTGTTGTTAAACTAACTCCAATCCAATCATCTTGTCAGGTTTTTTTGCATGGATGGTGGCTCATAAAGCTCGAAAGTCAATCCAAATTGGGCGTTGGAGGCTTTCTTAACAGAGAGTAACTACTTTTATTCTTATTCGATTCCTATcaattttactaatttcgtgaaaataacgttaaaaagcAAGGGACGGTttatcatgcatcatgtggtggcgttgatagccgaaagacaagggggtacatgcactaatcagcTTTTGTCccaattgttgagtgttatgtgcgttatgtccaaggcttgatacaaaactactctcaagccgggggtctcactggaagcagcctctctattcctacggggtagaggtaaggttgtctacatcttaccctcctcagaccctaccttagctttgctattggtgggatttactgagtatgatgattcCTATCAATTTTAATTACTTCATCCTTACATCTCATGATCATATAATCAGTTCTTatatatgatgattctaaacTTCAATTTGTCATTTTTATACCACGATTACACAAAAGTTCTATTTAAATAAAGGTATAATGATATTTTTAGAAGACTTTAAACATCTCTATTGATTTTAAGAATGCTGGAGTTGTTGTTTGTTATACCGTGATTTTTAATACCACAGGACGTTCGAAACACGCAGAATGCGACTTTTCGGCTCTCCATCAACCGGAAAGAGGCCGAATATTAACACTATCGATGATGGAGTTCAAGTTTATGGTTCTGCAGCAATTGTCAAGAGGCATGATAACTACACTCTTGAAGCAGAAGATGGCATCATAATCAGTATTAGTGGTTACATCATTAAGTCACGCACACTGTCTTATGGCTTCTCATCTGAGGTATCACCACCTCTTTGTTTTATAATTCTtatcttggtttaaaaaagcgagcTTAAAGCGTGAGGCGATGAAGCGCTAGGGTTGTCGCTTTTTTTGCTCTGAGGCAACAAATCACGTGAAGCGTTTTGAAGCGCGCTTTAAGCCCGAAGCGACGCTTCAGCCCAATCAGGTCAgatttgggttttttttatttAGGCCCGATAGTCTCTAATAGGGTATAATTGAGGCCCGCTACTTCTTTACCCTAAAAAAAGAACGTTAGTAAACATCTTCAGCCGCTCCCTCCCTCTTCTCCATCGATTCTTCATACTTTTTCCAATAATCGACTTTAATTTGTGTTTTAACTATGTTTTTttatgtgttaagtgtgttttttaatcatgttttcgtgtttattatTGATAAACAAGTAGAATATGTCATATTGATGTGTacaaatattttttaattttttttttaattttgagcgcttcgtatacgtgaagctctcgcttcgcacttgaagcttcgcttaaagcttttggaaccaaaacgcttcggagcgcctcacgcttttttaaaccaagattCTTATCCACATTTTGGCTGTCCTTTCCAACAGGGCAGCCATACCATGAAAGTTTGAGGTGCAAAACAGACGGGTGGGTGATGGGTTCGGGCATAGTTTAAAAAAACGGCTGAGGCGTGCGGCTCGAGGCGGGGCCTCAGGGGGTTATTTTGTATGTGCGCGCCTCAGGGGGGTTTtgatgtttttgattttttgtgtcaatttcaaacATTTGATGtatttttatgtgtgttttttatGAATACgatgatgaaattagttagtatttttttatatttattttttaattctgCCCCGTGCTTACGCCTTAGTTCGCCTCGTACTTTTAAACCTTGGGTTCAGGTCAAAACAAGAAACTTTTTGGGTTGGTCGAATAGGGATGACCCATTGACCACTTTTATGTCTACtattaacttttttttgtttcttgtgaTTGTTAATGCGTTATGTATGAGTACAAAATTTTATAGGGGGCGGTGTTTTGTCTCAGATGGGTCATATCAATATTTTAAGCTAAAACGGGCTTGGATCAAACAGGTTAAAAGTCTTCAAAGTCTATTTGATTAAGTAAGATATACGTATGTAAATGAAATCAAACTAAAGACCTtgttttttaaacaatatatttAGTGTCAGTGTGTCCAAATATCCATTCATAATTTAGCATATACTTTTCAAGTTTCACTACCATTTAAATAAGATAGTTTTTACAATCAAAAGGATTTGGGTCATCATACGCAACTTTTAACCCGTTTTGTTTTAGCCAATTTGTATACTTTTCTTGTTTACGAATAAGATTTAACCCGAATCGACCCATTTCCATACAAACGTGTTGAAATTGCAACCTGTAATGAAAATTTAAAGTACGAAAATTTAAATACACAGTTTTTTCACAGGTCTGTGATAGTTTCCTTAGCGGATTTCCATGTAGCTGGGAAGATTATGCCTTTAAATCTTTTCATGATAAGTGTGACGACGATACAACAAAACAATCCTTGCCTGCGTCTTTTGATGATCTTCCGGTCACTCATGTACGGCATTTATTGATGTCAGGAACTGCTTTAACGAGTATTATTTTCAGAGATATTATGAAACATACTGAAAAGATTCTTAATCAAAGCGTTCCGCCAGTCGACAAGATCTCCACCAACTCTATAGAAGTTGATCACAATCAAGATGATATTTCTTTCTCAAATTCAACTCAGAAGAAGATAACTGAAGAAGATATTAATACTGCAGTTGATTCGCACATGAAAAAATCTGAAGAAACCGAAGATGATGGTTTTATGTCGGATGCAATACGCAAAATAACCCAAGTAAAACAGTCGAAGGTATTACCAAGAATATATCCCCTAAGGTCCAGGCAAAAAGAAAAAACACTAGAAGTTGATGATGATTGATCAAAGGTTATATATACTGAAGAACATGATCCGGTAAACTGTTTCTAATTGCCCATGGTATCTTTAACCATTCTCTTAGTTTTGAATGAAGAAATTAGCTAACAAATTCGTTGAAACAACTTTAGTTTCAACCGTCACTTATTTTTAGATATGATGTATCTTGAATGTCGAAGGTTGTGTATGCCCTTGAACATTGGCTTTTGACTTGTAGGGTTTGACCAAATTAGCATGGCCGATGTATGATCAATATGTGCATTGACCCTTCTGTTTTCTTCTAGTTTCATCTTTCTGTTTTTGGCCTTGTTTATGTTTTAGAACTTAGGATGATTTGATCTTGTTATTATCATCAGATTAAGTAaattgtattatttttttttatatgtgATCATGCATGCAATAACAATTAACTTATGTGCATTTATAAATGTGAGAGTACAAAAAAAACTAGCTAGCACACAGACCAAATCCAACAAAACGTGTAAACCTTTGGTCATTAAGTGACCAATAAGGTTGATGCTTGATAGGAACATGTATGAAGCGAAACACATTGTTAAGCCGTAAAGGGGTGCTTTAACTGGTTGGCTGAAAGGCGCATTTGACGAACAAAAGAGGGGTTGCGTCGTAAGACTAGTTGTAACTACGAAAACACTTTTGGAACCTA
This genomic interval carries:
- the LOC110897926 gene encoding protein EMBRYO DEFECTIVE 1674 isoform X1, yielding MPNLVGESKTPISSSKRKSVFLHGWWLIKLESQSKLGVGGFLNRETFETRRMRLFGSPSTGKRPNINTIDDGVQVYGSAAIVKRHDNYTLEAEDGIIISISGYIIKSRTLSYGFSSEVCDSFLSGFPCSWEDYAFKSFHDKCDDDTTKQSLPASFDDLPVTHVRHLLMSGTALTSIIFRDIMKHTEKILNQSVPPVDKISTNSIEVDHNQDDISFSNSTQKKITEEDINTAVDSHMKKSEETEDDGFMSDAIRKITQVKQSKVLPRIYPLRSRQKEKTLEVDDD
- the LOC110897926 gene encoding protein EMBRYO DEFECTIVE 1674 isoform X2 produces the protein MPNLVGESKTPISSSKRKSVFLHGWWLIKLESQSKLGVGGFLNREMRLFGSPSTGKRPNINTIDDGVQVYGSAAIVKRHDNYTLEAEDGIIISISGYIIKSRTLSYGFSSEVCDSFLSGFPCSWEDYAFKSFHDKCDDDTTKQSLPASFDDLPVTHVRHLLMSGTALTSIIFRDIMKHTEKILNQSVPPVDKISTNSIEVDHNQDDISFSNSTQKKITEEDINTAVDSHMKKSEETEDDGFMSDAIRKITQVKQSKVLPRIYPLRSRQKEKTLEVDDD
- the LOC110897926 gene encoding protein EMBRYO DEFECTIVE 1674 isoform X3, whose translation is MRLFGSPSTGKRPNINTIDDGVQVYGSAAIVKRHDNYTLEAEDGIIISISGYIIKSRTLSYGFSSEVCDSFLSGFPCSWEDYAFKSFHDKCDDDTTKQSLPASFDDLPVTHVRHLLMSGTALTSIIFRDIMKHTEKILNQSVPPVDKISTNSIEVDHNQDDISFSNSTQKKITEEDINTAVDSHMKKSEETEDDGFMSDAIRKITQVKQSKVLPRIYPLRSRQKEKTLEVDDD